In Candidatus Desulforudis audaxviator MP104C, a genomic segment contains:
- the lysA gene encoding diaminopimelate decarboxylase, whose amino-acid sequence MRLHGTMRVNEKGHLEIGGCDAVDLVRVFGTPLYVLDEALFRENCRLYRVAFARGGGGVLYAGKALLTLAVCRLVEEEGLGLDVVSGGELYTAVQAGFPMDRVYFHGNNKTADEVRMALSAGVHRFVCDSFDELDLLSRLALELGKECNLLLRLTPGIEAHTHDYIRTGQIDSKFGLAIPNGQALEAVRRCLERPALKLRGLHCHIGSQIFELEPYADAARILMEFARQVRDVTGWVIEELDLGGGLGIYYSPGDDPPAVETLAETIFGAVAQAAASEGLPIPKVLVEPGRSIAGPAGTTLYTVGTVKEIPGVRTYVAVDGGMGDNPRPALYGARYEACLANRMNGRLDTLAVSLAGRCCESGDLLIRQADLPPVRVGDVVAVSCTGAYTYSMASNYNRFPRPAMVLVRDGSAELIVRRESYADLIRNDIVPVRFRTRQA is encoded by the coding sequence ATGAGACTGCACGGCACCATGCGGGTAAACGAAAAAGGGCACCTGGAAATCGGGGGCTGTGACGCGGTCGATTTGGTCCGGGTTTTCGGAACGCCGCTTTATGTATTGGATGAAGCACTGTTCCGGGAAAACTGCCGGTTGTACCGTGTGGCGTTCGCCAGGGGCGGCGGCGGGGTGCTCTACGCCGGGAAGGCCCTTCTGACACTGGCCGTCTGCCGGTTGGTCGAGGAAGAGGGGTTGGGTCTAGACGTCGTCTCCGGCGGCGAACTCTACACCGCCGTCCAGGCCGGTTTCCCGATGGACCGGGTTTATTTCCACGGAAACAACAAGACGGCCGACGAAGTGCGGATGGCGCTTAGTGCCGGCGTGCACCGGTTCGTATGTGACAGTTTCGATGAACTCGATCTGCTGAGCCGCTTGGCGCTGGAACTCGGAAAAGAATGTAACCTGCTACTGCGCCTGACTCCCGGGATTGAGGCCCACACCCACGATTACATCCGGACCGGGCAGATCGACTCGAAGTTCGGTTTGGCCATTCCGAACGGTCAGGCGCTGGAAGCGGTCCGCCGCTGCCTGGAGCGGCCGGCCTTGAAGCTGCGCGGCCTGCACTGCCACATCGGCTCCCAGATCTTCGAGTTGGAACCGTACGCCGACGCCGCCCGGATCTTGATGGAGTTCGCCCGCCAAGTGCGGGACGTGACGGGCTGGGTGATCGAAGAACTCGACCTGGGCGGCGGGCTGGGTATCTACTACAGTCCGGGGGACGACCCTCCGGCCGTTGAGACCCTGGCCGAAACCATCTTTGGCGCGGTCGCGCAGGCCGCGGCGAGCGAAGGTCTGCCCATTCCTAAAGTGCTAGTCGAGCCCGGACGATCCATCGCCGGCCCGGCGGGGACCACGTTGTATACCGTGGGGACGGTCAAAGAGATTCCGGGTGTCCGGACCTACGTGGCGGTGGACGGCGGGATGGGAGACAACCCCCGTCCGGCTCTGTACGGGGCACGGTATGAGGCGTGCCTGGCCAACCGGATGAACGGACGCCTGGACACTCTGGCCGTGTCGCTGGCCGGCCGGTGTTGTGAATCGGGGGACCTGTTGATTCGGCAGGCGGACCTGCCGCCGGTGCGGGTCGGTGACGTGGTGGCCGTGAGTTGCACCGGGGCTTACACCTACTCGATGGCGAGCAACTACAACCGGTTTCCTCGCCCGGCGATGGTTCTGGTCCGGGATGGGAGCGCCGAGTTGATTGTGCGCCGGGAAAGTTACGCCGACTTGATCCGGAACGATATCGTGCCGGTGCGATTTCGGACCAGACAAGCATAG